CTTGGGGAAGTTGGTGATGTAGGCGCCCTTCGCCTTGATCAGGGCGGCGTCCTTGGCGTACTCGTCCCACGTGGTCGGCACCGGGATGCCGGCCGCCTGGAAGAGGTCCTTGCGGTAGAACAGTGCGATGGGGCCGGTGTCCTGCGGGACCGCGTAGACGGCGTTGTCCTCACCGAAGGTGACCTGGTTCCAGGTCCAGTCGACGAAGTCGTTCTTGGCGTCGGCGACCGGCTTGCACGATGCGATGTTCGTCAGGCCGTCCTGCACGCGGAAGTTCGGGAGGGCGTCGTACTCGACCTGGCCGAGGTCGGGAGCGTTGCCCGCCTTGATCTGGTTGAAGAAGTTCTGGTAGGTGCCGGCGTTGCCCGAGGGGCCCGTCTGGAACTTCACCTGGATGTCCGGGTTCTTGCTGTTCCACAGGTCGACGACCTTCTCCATCCCGGGGACCCAGGTGGTGAAGGTGAGGTTGACCTTGCCGGAGGACGGCTTGCAGTCTCCGCTCGCGGCCGCGGTGCCCGAGCCGCTGGAGCCCTGACCGGTGCACGCGGTGAGGGCGAGAGCTGCGGTGAGGCCGACGGCGGCGGCGACCATCCTTGTCCGTGCTTTCATCATGTGTCCTTTGTTGATCGTTTGTCGTGGTGGGGGATGTGGTTACTTGACACTTCCCGCGGCGAGACCACCGGACCAGAACCTCTGCAGGCTCAGGAACGCGATGATCAGCGGGACAATCGACACGAACGCCCCGATGATCACCAGTGATCGGAGTTCCGGGGCTTGGCCGATTGCGCTGTTCCAGGCGTAGAGACCGAGGGTCACCGGGAACAGGGTTTGATCCCGCAGCATGATGAGCGGCAGGAAGAAGTTGTTCCAGATCGCGACGAACTGGAACAGGAACATGGTCACGAGTGCCGGCGACATGAGTCGCACGGAGACGGTGAAGAAGGTGCGCACCTCGCTCGACCCGTCGAGACGGGCCGCTTCCAGCAGCTCGTCGGGCACACTGGCGGCGGCGAAGATCCGCGCCAGGTACACCCCGAACGGGCTGACGATGCTGGGGAGGAACACCGACCAGTAGGTGTTGGTCAGCTGCACCTGGGAGAAGATCAGGAACAGGGGCAGCGCGAGCGCCGTCGCCGGCACCAGCACTCCGGCGAGGACGCCGTTGAACAGGGCCTCCCGCCCGCGGAAGCGGTACTTCGCCAGCGCGTACCCGCACATCGCCGCCACCAGCGTTCCGAGGAACGCGCCGAAACCGGCGTAGAGCACGCTGTTGATCAGCCAGTGGATGTAGACGCCGGAGTCGTAGGTGAACAGCGTCCCGAGGTTGTTGACGAACGTCGCGAAGCCGTTCGGCGTGAACCACAGCGCAGCGGTGCTCGTGAACTCCGCCCGGGTCTTGGTGGACGAGACCAGCAGCCACCAGATCGGGATCAGGAAGTAGAAGGTGAAGATCGCCATGACCAGCATGGCGCCGGTGCGCGAGACGACGTTCTCGCGGCCCGCTCCGCGCGGCGGGGCGTCGCCGCGCGCGATGCGGCGGGTGGCAGCCGTGATGGTGGTCATGCGAACGCCCTTCTCTGGGTGAGCTTGAGGAACACGAACGACAGCACGAACGTGAACAGCGCCAGCACGACGGACATCGCTGCGGCGAGGTTGTAGTTCGGGATGGACGCCGTGGTGTAGACCGCGAGGTTCGGTGTATAGGTGCTGTTGATGGCGGTGCTGAACGTGCGCAGGGTCTGCGGTTCGGCCAGCAGCTGGAGCGTGCCGATGATCGAGAACACGGCGGTGAGGATGATCGCCGGCATCACCAGCGGGATCTTGATGCGCACGGCGACCTGCCAGTTGTTGGCGCCGTCGAGCTTCGCGGCCTCGTAGATCTCCTGCGGTATCGCCAGGAGCGACGAGTAGATGATCAGCATGTTGTAGCCGATGTAGACCCAGGTGACGATGTTCGCGATCGACCACAGGACCAGGTCGGCTCCGAGGAAGTTGACGTTCTGCGTCAGCGCCGTGAACGGGGACAGCGAGGGCGAGTAGAGGAAGCCCCACATGATTGCGGCGATGACGCCGGGGACGGCGTAGGGCGCGAAGAACGCGAGCCGGAAGAACTTCTTGCCGCGCAGCAGCGGGGAGTCCAGGAGCAGGGCGAACACGAGCGCCAGGATGAGCATGACCGGGACCTGGACCACGCCGAAGAGCAGCACCCGGCCGACGGACGTCCAGAACGCGCTGTCCTGGAACACCGCGACGTACTGAGTGAGTCCCCCGAACACCTGGGTCGCGGGCCCGAAGGTCCCCTGACGTTCGACGGTCAGGAGCGACTGGTAGACGGCGTACGCGATCGGGACCGCGTAGAAGAGGAGGTAGAGCACGCCGAAGGGCGCGACGAAGATCAGGATGGATCGCCAGAGGCTCCGTCCTCGGCGGCGGGGTGCCGTCGGCCGTGTCGCCGGACTCGTGGTGGTGGGTGACGTCGCTGTCATCGCTGTGTCCTCAGCTTTCGGTGCGCTCGGTTCGGACGACGCGGACGGCGCCGGCGGGGATCTCCAGGGAGGTGACCGGCTGGTC
This region of Leifsonia sp. fls2-241-R2A-40a genomic DNA includes:
- a CDS encoding carbohydrate ABC transporter permease, with translation MTTITAATRRIARGDAPPRGAGRENVVSRTGAMLVMAIFTFYFLIPIWWLLVSSTKTRAEFTSTAALWFTPNGFATFVNNLGTLFTYDSGVYIHWLINSVLYAGFGAFLGTLVAAMCGYALAKYRFRGREALFNGVLAGVLVPATALALPLFLIFSQVQLTNTYWSVFLPSIVSPFGVYLARIFAAASVPDELLEAARLDGSSEVRTFFTVSVRLMSPALVTMFLFQFVAIWNNFFLPLIMLRDQTLFPVTLGLYAWNSAIGQAPELRSLVIIGAFVSIVPLIIAFLSLQRFWSGGLAAGSVK
- a CDS encoding sugar ABC transporter permease, translated to MTATSPTTTSPATRPTAPRRRGRSLWRSILIFVAPFGVLYLLFYAVPIAYAVYQSLLTVERQGTFGPATQVFGGLTQYVAVFQDSAFWTSVGRVLLFGVVQVPVMLILALVFALLLDSPLLRGKKFFRLAFFAPYAVPGVIAAIMWGFLYSPSLSPFTALTQNVNFLGADLVLWSIANIVTWVYIGYNMLIIYSSLLAIPQEIYEAAKLDGANNWQVAVRIKIPLVMPAIILTAVFSIIGTLQLLAEPQTLRTFSTAINSTYTPNLAVYTTASIPNYNLAAAMSVVLALFTFVLSFVFLKLTQRRAFA